A single window of Rhipicephalus microplus isolate Deutch F79 chromosome 5, USDA_Rmic, whole genome shotgun sequence DNA harbors:
- the LOC119174703 gene encoding mitochondrial import inner membrane translocase subunit Tim13, whose amino-acid sequence MDGLPAGKLTGAQKEELMDQVKQQIAVANAQELLQKMTEKCFKKCISKPGTSLDNSEQKCISMCMDRYMDSWNIVSRSYGNRIARERGQV is encoded by the exons ATGGATGGTTTACCGGCCGGAAAACTGACCGGAGCTCAAAAGGAGGAGCTGATGGACCAGGTCAAACAGCAAATCGCTGTTGCAAATGCTCAGGAGTTATTGCAG AAAATGACCGAGAAGTGCTTTAAGAAGTGCATTTCCAAGCCTGGGACGTCCTTGGACAACTCTGAACAG AAATGTATATCCATGTGCATGGACCGGTACATGGATTCCTGGAACATAGTGTCAAGGTCCTACGGCAATCGAATTGCAAGGGAACGGGGTCAGGTGTGA
- the LOC119174702 gene encoding small ribosomal subunit protein uS9m-like, with amino-acid sequence MKSARTLQLISKLNSCCTAARLSTPLTHVRYSATSSGEDAASNDAPDILQLHLRAETKVQKISKAMKAYLERAKAYDDFIKKEQHEFDIGKRHLANMMAVDVDEMTQDDVDRAIQYLMPSGLHEPKARPIMKPPEDVFPREKAAQFDYSGRPFHYLFYTTKPHYYGVLHDAVSHVAELNRLETRMLNKGVAEPEAAMKLSLQDSTWLPKKDLEVLLVESLKDIQYEYFVKTLDRLAEHPYSSQVKEFIMKYRKPRMATFIRDEIPPLQYDETGRPYAKGSGARKHVRAEVTVWGNGTGKVTINGHGIEYFDQIADREQIMFPLQFTGLLMKVDIEATLNEAEGSSVRANAIRHGVSLALRSFVSEKEVERMRLAGLLTRDPRRRERKKPGQEGARRKYTWLKR; translated from the exons ATGAAGTCTGCTAGGACGCTCCAACTTATTTCCAAGTTGAATAGTTGTTGCACCGCAGCACGTCTATCTACCCCTTTAACTCAT GTTCGCTACTCCGCCACCAGCAGCGGAGAAGACGCAGCCAGTAATGATGCCCCTGATATTCTCCAGCTGCATCTGCGAGCAGAAACCAAAGTTCAGAAGATCAGCAAAGCCATGAAAGCATACTTGGAACGGGCCAAGGCGTACG ATGATTTCATAAAGAAGGAGCAACATGAATTTGACATTGGCAAACGACATCTTGCAAACATGATGGCCGTTGATGTCGACGAAATGACGCAGGATGACGTTGAC agagccATTCAGTATTTGATGCCTTCAGGCCTACACGAGCCCAAGGCTCGACCTATCATGAAG CCTCCTGAAGACGTATTCCCCAGAGAAAAAG CTGCGCAGTTCGACTATTCTGGAAGGCCGTTTCACTATCTCTTCTACACAACGAAGCCCCACTACTATGGCGTGTTGCAT GATGCAGTTAGCCATGTGGCAGAATTGAACCGCCTAGAAACCCGAATGCTCAACAAAGGAGTGGCTGAACCAGAAGCTGCAATGAAGTT GAGTCTACAGGACAGCACCTGGCTTCCAAAGAAGGATCTTGAAGTGCTACTTGTGGAGTCATTGAAAGATATTCAG TACGAGTACTTCGTCAAGACCTTAGATCGATTAGCGGAACATCCGTACTCATCACAAGTCAAGGAGTTCATCATGAAGTACAGAAAACCGAGGATGGCGACATTTATTCGAGACGAGATACCACCG TTACAATATGATGAAACTGGAAGGCCTTATGCCAAGGGTAGTG GTGCCAGAAAGCATGTGAGGGCTGAAGTGACTGTCTGGGGCAATGGCACGGGAAAAGTGACAATCAACGGTCATGGCATCGAATACTTTGACCAAATTGCAGACAG GGAGCAGATAATGTTTCCCCTGCAGTTTACGGGACTCCTCATGAAAGTTGACATTGAAGCAACGCTCAATGAAGCCGAAGGGTCAAGTGTTCGTGCAAATGCCATACGTCATGGAGTGTCATTAGCACTACGCAGCTTCGTCTCGGAGAAGGAGGTAGAGAGAATGAGACTGG CTGGATTGCTTACAAGGGACCCTCGCCGGAGAGAGCGCAAGAAGCCAGGCCAGGAAGGTGCACGACGCAAGTACACTTG gCTCAAACGGTAG
- the LOC119174701 gene encoding uncharacterized protein LOC119174701, which translates to MGALVSSFFQTGGHLLSPGASESTRRVILELLEEMRSREASHIHWSSIESYLVQIPKGENVLSVVGPDNYNLLQRAIGFNCVELVRWILGRGCDVNRGVCSLPLHIAALQGNEEIVELLLKHGARVDTEARMCFPGPHNQVCELCSSVGGTGPSSDRYSERLQSAEYYAIDGDHSDILELLLAQGEDSWLPWQQKRPLLHLACERGAWNCVRFLVAERSEELNQCYDEYYPIHQAALQDKKFLELLIQCGAEVSARTTTQQLTVLHVVLLLGKKSAEETLSVLRALQDHGCRELLNEPDSLGNTPLHVLIVRYALEESRLGYQEPRPWTKWDMLHLVRYLLQSGAGPSINRPGNSALACVLRHVRDWEFRYELLDMLLQNGGDPNCVGRDGSAPLMVCLVPLINKDPLHSLSHNKKVFYLNSVRLLCRYGANPNCKSRSNLTPMHVLVFTASEYITLNREDDKRSAFTFIRQLLTVLLQHGLDPNARFSQRMQHILLALLDLVQNARLPSDLEHVHALTLALLVHGADPDVQVSSSDPVICHSQSSVFLKKASSQVLHYYIHQLSRKHDLLNDPEQRFADLIRLFYYTMDHRKLYSCLKSFLSQPAMLPPVTAGCITQLLKSMYSQPRSLKQIARVAIHQALRHQVATLVGKLSLPGPLKEYLLLDWTP; encoded by the exons ATGGGTGCCCTAGTGAGCAGCTTCTTTCAGACGGGGGGACACTTGTTGTCGCCAGGTGCGTCTGAGAGTACTCGGCGAGTCATCCTGGAGCTACTCGAGGAGATGCGTTCCAGGGAGGCATCTCACATTCACTGGTCATCGATAGAAAGTTACCTCGTACAGATACCAAAG GGTGAAAACGTCTTGTCAGTGGTGGGTCCGGACAACTACAACCTGCTTCAACGTGCCATTGGCTTCAACTGTGTTGAACTGGTGCGCTGGATTCTGGGGCGAGGCTGTGATGTGAACCGAGGCGTTTGCAGCCTGCCACTGCACATTGCTGCCCTGCAAGGCAATGAAGAAATTGTTGAGCTGCTGCTAAAACATGGAGCTCGTGTTGACACTGAGGCACGGATGTGCTTCCCAGGTCCGCATAATCAG GTGTGTGAGCTTTGCAGTTCAGTGGGAGGCACTGGGCCCTCTTCTGACCGCTACTCTGAGCGCCTTCAATCTGCAGAGTACTATGCCATTGACGGCGACCATTCAGACATCTTGGAGCTCTTGTTGGCTCAAGGGGAAGACAGCTGGCTGCCCTGGCAGCAGAAGCGGCCCTTGCTGCATCTGGCCTGCGAGCGGGGTGCCTGGAATTGTGTTCGCTTCCTAGTTGCCGAACGCTCCGAGGAGCTCAATCAGTGTTATGACGAGTACTACCCCATCCACCAGGCTGCGCTTCAG GACAAGAAGTTCTTGGAGTTGCTCATACAGTGTGGGGCCGAAGTGAGTGCTCGCACAACGACTCAGCAGCTGACTGTGCTCCACGTGGTGCTTTTGCTGGGGAAGAAGTCTGCCGAGGAGACACTATCGGTGCTGAGGGCCCTGCAGGACCATGGCTGCCGCGAACTTCTCAATGAGCCCGACAGCCTGGGCAACACACCTCTGCACGTGCTGATTGTGCGCTACGCGTTGGAGGAGTCTCGACTTGGCTACCAAGAACCTCGCCCGTGGACTAAGTGGGACATGCTTCATTTAGTGCGCTACCTGCTACAGAGCGGTGCTGGGCCTAGTATCAATCGACCGGGGAACAGTGCATTGGCGTGCGTTCTTCGCCACGTTCGCGACTGGGAGTTCCGTTACGAACTGCTGGACATGCTCCTCCAAAACGGTGGCGATCCGAACTGTGTCGGTCGCGACGGATCGGCGCCACTCATGGTTTGTCTGGTGCCTCTCATCAACAAGGATCCACTGCATTCTCTCTCTCACAACAAAAAGGTGTTCTACCTCAACTCGGTGCGTTTGCTGTGCCGGTACGGGGCAAACCCGAACTGCAAGTCGCGCAGCAACCTGACTCCCATGCATGTGCTGGTTTTCACGGCTAGTGAGTACATTACGTTGAACCGGGAGGACGACAAGCGCAGTGCGTTCACCTTCATCCGACAGCTGTTGACAGTGCTTCTTCAGCACGGACTGGACCCCAATGCCCGCTTCTCGCAACGAATGCAGCACATCTTGCTGGCTCTGTTGGACTTGGTGCAAAACGCGAGGCTCCCGTCGGACTTGGAACACGTGCACGCGCTAACACTCGCACTCCTCGTGCACGGTGCAGACCCGGACGTGCAAGTCAGCTCGTCAGACCCAGTCATTTGTCACTCGCAGAGCTCTGTGTTCCTCAAGAAAGCTTCTAGCCAG GTCCTACACTATTACATCCATCAACTGAGCCGCAAACACGACCTCCTCAATGACCCCGAGCAGCGCTTTGCCGACCTCATCCGACTGTTCTACTACACCATGGACCATCGCAAGCTCTACAGTTGTCTCAAGAGTTTTCTGAGCCAGCCGGCCATGTTGCCTCCAGTGACTGCTGGTTGCATCACACAGCTGCTCAAGTCCATGTACAGCCAGCCACGCTCGCTCAAGCAGATAGCCCGAGTTGCCATACACCAGGCCCTGCGACACCAGGTTGCCACGCTGGTGGGAAAACTCTCGCTCCCAGGACCTTTAAAGGAGTACTTGCTCCTCGACTGGACGCCTTAA